The following coding sequences are from one Anabaena sphaerica FACHB-251 window:
- a CDS encoding DUF29 domain-containing protein → MTQTSDLYSLYDIDNEKWLLETLQLLKEKRLEDIDLEHLIEELEAVSRRDKLTVESFLEQIIRHLLLLQYWQFQYDYNANHWQAEIMSFRCQLNDYLSQNLRNHLQENQAKIYEKALRYVRKKTGMNADFPEECPYTIEQLLDQNWLP, encoded by the coding sequence ATGACTCAAACAAGTGATCTATATTCTTTGTATGATATTGATAATGAAAAATGGCTATTAGAAACGCTGCAACTTCTCAAAGAAAAACGTCTAGAAGATATCGACTTAGAGCATTTAATTGAGGAATTAGAAGCTGTGAGTCGTCGAGACAAGTTAACGGTTGAAAGTTTTTTAGAACAGATTATTAGACATTTATTACTTTTGCAATATTGGCAATTTCAATATGATTATAATGCCAATCATTGGCAAGCGGAAATTATGAGTTTTAGATGCCAACTTAATGATTATTTAAGTCAAAATCTCAGAAATCATTTACAAGAAAATCAAGCCAAAATTTATGAGAAGGCGTTAAGATATGTCAGGAAGAAAACAGGAATGAATGCTGATTTTCCTGAAGAGTGTCCTTATACTATTGAACAATTATTAGATCAAAATTGGTTGCCATAA
- a CDS encoding Rpn family recombination-promoting nuclease/putative transposase, producing the protein MKTDTIFYTLLQNLPSVLFELLEQSPTLALHYEFSSVEIKELARRIDGLFLPKPEYPQDPIYFVEVQFQSDDNLYWRLITEAFLYLNQYKPQRTWQAVVLWANRDLDPGIPLAYQTLLTAGLIHVVYLDEITDTSSSIGLGIIKLVVSPEDEAIQQAKTLINLVEKADAAKSRNLLELVERMLVYKFSSYSRQELEAMFGLTEWQKTRFYQEVKEETKLETIPRLLNEGLTVEQIARILELDIEVVQQAITKQNNK; encoded by the coding sequence ATGAAGACAGACACGATATTTTACACATTACTGCAAAATCTACCCAGTGTTTTATTTGAACTGCTAGAACAGTCACCTACACTAGCTTTACACTACGAATTTTCCTCTGTGGAAATCAAAGAATTAGCACGTCGAATAGATGGCTTATTTTTACCCAAACCAGAGTACCCACAAGACCCGATTTATTTTGTAGAAGTACAATTTCAAAGCGATGATAATTTATACTGGCGATTAATTACAGAAGCATTTCTTTACTTAAACCAATATAAACCGCAAAGAACATGGCAAGCTGTAGTATTGTGGGCAAATCGGGATCTTGACCCTGGTATACCCTTAGCATATCAAACTTTACTAACTGCTGGACTAATTCATGTCGTTTACTTAGATGAAATAACTGATACATCATCTTCAATTGGTTTAGGAATTATTAAATTAGTAGTTTCCCCTGAAGATGAAGCTATCCAACAAGCAAAAACTTTGATCAATCTGGTAGAAAAAGCAGATGCGGCCAAGAGTCGTAATCTTTTAGAATTAGTAGAAAGAATGCTAGTTTACAAATTCTCATCCTATAGTCGTCAGGAGTTAGAAGCAATGTTTGGATTAACAGAATGGCAAAAAACCCGATTTTATCAAGAAGTAAAAGAAGAAACGAAGTTAGAAACGATTCCTAGACTGTTAAATGAGGGGCTAACTGTAGAACAAATCGCTCGTATACTTGAGTTAGATATCGAAGTCGTGCAACAAGCAATCACAAAGCAAAATAATAAATAG